The genomic DNA atactaacaagtccgctTATTAGGGTGTACTTAAATACATcaatataaggacataaaaagtattattgaattaaaagtgcgatttttaataattaaataaattaaagcaatacattcaaaataaaaccacaacaaaatcatattgctagcaaatacagtttacactgagaaaattttaataaattttgacaaatattttaacatacaaaaaaaaaaatgatgaatgtatataaaattcaaattacacctgcagaagctacacgcgcaagacaggttaccacaaagcaaacaaaaggcaaaaatatttgtgccaccaaattcatttctgagagtgacagattaacacgatactgcactcgattttcatcttcaccgattcaagacatctctgaatcgttattggaaataaaaaaaaacaaaatattgacaatttttggactcgtctccaaacggctcatgacgccatagtagattatgacaattcagatctaccacacgattttaaatcatcggcttactcactatacgaaaactgcttagaccagtacgaagaaacaaaagctatgatttctgatcaattaaagctaataaaagcgattgcacctactccacatccgagagtagagctgccacaaatccgaagtcaagaggcaagttcgggcatccatctcgaggtgcccgcatgtgacacagaaatattttatggaggttatgaagaatggccgtccttccgggacatgttcactgccgtatacatcaaccatcccaaattatcaaaagcgcaaaaattgtatcacctccgatacaaaactaaaggtcaagcaggcgcaatagtaaaacagttcgcactaaatgacgacaattttaatttggcttgggaagctctaaaatccagatatgaaaatgaaagaatattggtcgataaccaagtaacgacactattaaacttgcctaagattaaaaagaaaccagtgaagagtttataagactacaatccactgtttcaaactgtttgtcggttttatcgacacaaaatattcccacagacagctgggaccctatactggtaaacatatgcactgccgcattaccagaaaaatcgttacttttatgggaggaatcgctctcatcacgaaagaaatgccccacgtggcaacaaatgaaagactttctaactacccagtacgaaatcgctgaaagggtagataaaaaactaattaaaacaaaaattgttcaacacgacctaaaaagaagcttcaatagaccccaagctagtagcaaaaataaattaaacagaagcttttacaaaacgcaatcgttcacatccgaacagaatacgtcatgcgaactatgcacaagagggcataaactacaatcttgcgggatatttagaaaattaaaaattcacgaaagaaacaattttataagaacaaaaagattatgtacaaattgcttgtcacatacgcatactcataaaaattgtaaaagcaaattcaattgcatttactgtcgaaaaagacatcagctcaccccaaaagagtgcatatattagtataaaaagaaccacgggtttagtttcaactacaaatcccgaaaaccacaataccgaaaattgcctaatgacaccatgttgctcaaaggcacaaaacactcaaacgctacacagcgaaatacaaaatagggcattaccagagaatgtaaaatatagagaaggttcacagtgcggccattagcaaaatatttcacgtttcgaaggggtactgaaaacgatgagggtatttcaccacttttgtaaggggtactgaaaacgatgagggtATTTCACCACAGAGCACATTTAACAGCAAGAGCCCATACAAAGCTGGATTGAGGGGTAAATGAGAAATAtaatgttaatatataaatagaagaGTATCAATGCAGGACaaagctaatatatatataagaacatgtgtatttatatgcagGTGTTTTTTGGTTGCTTGGAAAACTTCTTGTGTACTATATGCTAGtagttagatttttttctaagtctaatacacatatgtatgttttactgGGGAAAGTAAGATTTTTTTCCAAGTctaatgcacatatgtatgctttATTGCGCCAAATTGAAAGTTATAAGGGGATtctgcttttttatttgaaaacttctTGTGTACTATATGCTAGtagttagatttttttctaAGTCTAATATATCGTTTACTGAGAAATTGCGCCAAAAATGAAAGTTGAAGAAGAAATCTTCAACTGTATTTTAGTCCTTAAAGAATTTTGCCGCGAAAGGTTTAAATCGTTCACCAATTCAGTTTTGcgctttttacttttatttaaaataaaatggagAGTAAAAAAGTTAGAAAGTGTCGCGTTCGGGAGTGCACCACAGAATCTTCGGGAAGATTCTTTTCTTTCCCCAGGAACCAGGAGGACTTCCAGAAGTGGGTGGAAAATTTGCAGATCCCACCAACGCAGGACTTACTCACCCACAATGCATTCGTTTGCATTAAGCACTTCGAACGAAGTGCAGTGGGTGTGAAAAAGTTGAAGGCACATGCTGTGCCCACCCTCCACCTTGGTGAGtgctctttattttaatttaaaagttgcaTGAGGTATTTttaaactctcgcaacatgtttctacagagtataatagttttgttcacctaacggttgtttgtatcacctaaaactaatcgagttagatatagtgttatgtatatataaatgatcaggatgaagggacgagttcagttccgggtgactgtctgtctgtccgtccgtccgtctgtgcaagtcTCCTTgctagttgcgagagtataaaatgttcggttacacccgaacttagtcctcccttacttgtttaaatatcgcagtgtataatttaatatatgtatgtatgtatgtatgagctcATGTGTGGTGATATATGTGTACGGTGTGGTTATGAGTGGTGCTCCCGGGTGTGGTAGGTAgtattagggtgtgtcagtttttgtTCCGAGTGATGTTGTGTGATATGTATTACGGGCGTAGAGTAAACCTATATAGAAtatgcaatattattattatttatatatattttttctatacttaattatattatagtatatatataaataagatagaatttttttaatttaattgaattaaacacatacatatggggaattaattttaaaaaaaatttatgtatgtcaTTAGGATACGAAGAACCCCCTAAGCATTTGTGGACGGTCCAAATGCCAATTAGAAGATGCTGTATTAGCAGCTGCGTTAAGGGAGCGACAACGCTTTATAAGTTTCCAAGAGAGGAAGATGTTCGACAGAGTTGGGCAAAGGCTTGCAACTTAGTCGTGTCGCCTTCCGATACCCTTTTTATTTGCCGAAATCATTTTGATTCGCAGTACGTCACTAAGTACAAACTTTTGCCTGGGGCTTTTCCCTGTTTAAGATTAGAGCCAGCACTAAGTCGTAGCTCATCTAGTGCTGACTCTAGTTGGGTGTGCCCGCCCGTCACTGTCACTTATGGACGTCCTAAAGTAGCTTTAGGAAATAGAGAAGAAGAGGACGACATAACTTTGAGGGAATTCGAAAGATATTCCATTTTAGAGGATAATAGATTAGGATTAGGACTACAAAGTAACGACGAGGGCTGTGCATTAGATAGCCGCGAACGATTTGCTCGATCAGCACGTTACTATCAAAGTAATGcgcttaaattgaataaaaagatCGAAGAGTTAGAGGGGGTGATAAGAgatttagaaattaaatatcaaGATCTTAGAAAAAGTGCAATAATTGCGGATGAATCTTCAAGctctgatgctaaaacattcGCTAGGATGATCGTCACGAAGCGCACTGTTTTTAGTGATGAGGAAAGgacattggcacaaaatattaattactaGTCCAACAAATCTTATAGTTTTATGCGTGACGATTTAGGTTTCGCTTTACCAAGCAAGAGCTCCCTTTTGCGATGGCGCCCCATTAGGTACGTTGCCCCTGGCTTCGATGCCAATGTCATgggaaatttagaaaaaatttccaaaaaaatgtcCGTTTTAGAACGAAATTGCGTTctgttatttgacgaaataacaATAAAGTCCGACCTAACTTATAATAGAGTTAGAGATGTCATTGATGGGTTTGTGGATTTAGGGGAAGGCCATCGTGAAATGACTTTAGGTAAtaagtgttgtttttttatgataaaaggGTTATGTTCACATTGGAAATATGTGTTTTCATACTATATTTCCAAGAATGGACTTTCTACAACAAAATTGGAAGAAATTCTGAAAAAAAACATTGCAGCACTAAAGTCAATTGATCTAAACGTAAAGGCTTTAGTCTGCGATCAAGGGCCTGCAAATTCTTCACTTTtcaatttgctaaaaatttctgaagaaaacCCCTTTTATATGCACGAAAATTCTAAGATATATTGCTTATATGATTATTGCCATCTCTTTAAGTCCGTCCGTAATACATTTATGAAATACGATATTTTAACTCCTCAAGGAATAGCCAGTTTCAAAGTTATACAAAAACTTTACTCTATCGATCAGagtaatatgtattttaaaatatgtccaaaattgacAGAGGCCCACGTCTATCCTagcgtttttgaaaaaatgtccgTAAAACGTGCAACCCAAGTTCTGAGCAATTCGGTTGCAGCTGGCATAGAAATGGTCTATAGCCAAAATCTATTCGGCTCCGacgaatatttattaaaatgtgcaCAGCCAACGcagttatttgttaaaaaaattaatgacctTTTTGACGATTTAGATTGCAAAAATTTGGTTTCAAAAAATCCGTTAAAATATCCGCTGTTAAAGAACGACTCCGGGAAGGTCCAACGCCTCTATGATTATATAAAGTATCTTAAATCAATGAAACTTCCGACCAATGCTCAAGTAAAATGTATTAATGGGTTCTGTTCCACAATTATTGGAATGATACAGTTGAGCGAAGAGCTATTTAGGGATCAAAAGGAATTAAGTTATATATTCCTTGGGAAAATTAATCAAGATgcgttggaaaattttttttatagagtccGGGCAAGTCAGGGTATCAATACCCACCCCTCTGCCTATGAAATCCAATATATTGTAGGTCGcttaatttcaatgaaaattttgagaCAAAATTTTCAGGACAAGGGGGCTAATTGCGAGGATGATGACGATATAAATTTAGATTGGAACCTAGGCCCCGAAGATCGTCATCTAGATATAGAGGGAAACGAACCGGAATATGAGCAACTCGACTTGGAAACATTAACAATTCCAGACGAGAATTTTGTTGAAGAGGACGACAAAGCTGACGTCCAAATCAAGCGGTATTACACAGGCTATGGTATATACCAGAAAATTCTGTGTAAGATCCATTGCGAAAAATGTACTAAGGCAATGACGAAGACGCAAAGCGATTTAACGCTGTATTCGGAGGCCCTAATCAGAGCGAAAAATTATAAGGATGACAGCGATTTAAGGCTAGTCAATCCTAGTGATAGGGTCTTCGAAGTGTGTCGACTGCAGATGATGTGGTACGTCAAGCTCTTCAACAAATACGCGCATTACTCAAATGTTCGGTGTCTGATGTTGTccgcaataaaagaaaaaacgaaaaatgtttttcCCCATTGGTTTGACCCAACTGATGAGTGTTTCGCtcataaaatgaaattgttaGATTACTTAGTCAAGgtacttttgtataaaaattcaaaatggtttgTGAAGCAAGAGGTAAATAGGGAACGACATCGGAAGCGCAATGCTAaactaaaaaaacttaaataagttGCAAGTCAAGACCCTTTGTTTAACGAACATCTTACTTTTGGGTGAgtaataaatttatcaaaaaaataaatatttacattttttaatgtttatcattttattttatttacaggtttttttatttccacttttttctCTCCTTTCAGTTTTCTCTTATACTTCCAGgtgtttttttattctttttttttagcatGCCAACTGAGCCTAGCTTTTTTAAACACTAACGTTGAATTTAATCAAGATGgattaaattgtgtttaaaaaagcaGGTGAAATAAatgacttaatttaattaataagtcGTGTGAGAAATTTCCATTGTAAATGGACAATTTCGTAATtcggcattattattattttatatttttgtttaacatttaatttcgtaattttacaaaaattgttttaattgttgttaattgctttaagtaaaaacaattaatcaataaaatttgcatatattttctgaaaataatacACTTGTCTTTGATTTATAGTatagtacaaacatacatttatttgtataaacatataatacgtGTAAAAGCATATTGGAatctacttgtacatacatatttacgtaggAACATTCTCTaacaatatattgaatattttctttaaaaagttttacatatatagttatgtgtacatgtaaagaaatatgaaagaaaaatatttgtaaatttgtctacaaacaacatatgtatgtatgtaaatatataaactaattgcttcatgtgaaatctccgttgtcaCGGACAACCAATTGCGGAAGGTCATGTTTTTCGTTTTCATGTCAAAAAGtcaatgtgtcgaaggactgacgcgacgacaaagtgtcacaacattgttgttggtagaaaatccgagctgtgccgaaaataAATTAACGAATGGCCGCCGggtgtcaccgcttcccttgccgctctaacagctttgcctacaaactatcgtaaatatgtatgtttatgtatgaacatgcatacatattgacggagatttttgtcatggaaaaatatagtaaaattgaaaaatatttttgaattgttaaatattttaaatggacaaaagctttgttgccacttttgtcactttttttctgtattttgtgggcttgcggggctgcaacttttcccttctagagggaacatctgaaagtttttcaatttatttgttaatttgtctacatgcaacatatgtatgtaaatatgtacactcattgttcaTGGGAAACCATACACccttttacaaacatatatcgcATATGGgtaagtgcaaaatcaacccctattcatatacaacgtggcatgcgtaaatggaaacaaagtcaacaagtcatgtgcatatatacggacagatgtatgtacaaaaaattcgaatatttacattctttcacaaatacagtcaatcccgattaagtgccaaaaccaaagttgcagattttttgtgctttgtagtacataagcgattgtggtacttaagcgagtggtaccaaaaaaataatttctatgtatgtaaaaaaaattaccgttttccttaaaaaattaaggaaaaaaaacGTGAAATGCAATAAGACAcaagcagataagagggattggaggagcgaTACTTACccggggcttactgtatacataaattaagGGAATTAGTTACTcactttgctttattttttccgcaatacaatttcacttaaatataatataatattttaaagtatttaatgttAAATGCACTTGACtttgatttgatataaaatttcaaaaattttaaattctttaagtTTCAATACACTTTATTTtggtttgatataaaatttcacttttatatataatattacaaaattttaaattcttttaggtTCAATACACTTTGGGGCACTtccgaacaaacttcgctgctacGGTTTTTCCTTTTCGAACTGGTGTCGAGAAACGAAAAAAGGGGaattctggtctgaacaatcctttttgtttatttgggtggtgaaaagatgatgattgaagtgtcggtgtatagtgtggttggttagttgtacaagtatatggttgtgttggtgggtgatatggtgtattgtaggtggtgtatgatgttgcattgtgttatgttgtgttgtatgatgttgtacggtgggttgtgagcttagttgtcgcgggattagaagtcgcatgaacatcccggcccccctaggcgaattaattGCCTAGAAGTCTCTGCAACTGTTGCAGAGTGCACACTACGGCGTTCAATCCGGTTGTCCTTTGCCGCTGGTTGCGATGACCATAGGGTGGTGGAGGTGGCCGCGAGCGTGCCCCTCTGGATGGCTTCGGGCGATGTATTCTTTGGCGCTGGACGGGATTCCCTTGTTGTCTGTGCCGGTGACTGGTCTGCGTGGTGGACGGATTTGCTCGTCGAGGGAATCGATGGAACAGAGTATGATGCGGTCGTTGGCAATATTGGCACGAGCCGTCGGTTATACACTCAAAGGTGGAGTGACTATCTGCCAAGCAAGTCATACAGTGTCCGTGGGCTCTGGCGATCTGTTGGCGTTGAGCGGGCTTCATGCTTTTGAAGATGGTGCACCTCTTCAGGACGTGAGGTCGATGGCATAGACTGCATCGTGGAGGCAGATGCTCATCAAACTGCTCCTCGTTTGCATCCCTGACTgctgctgcagatgattggctgtGTGGTGCCGTGGCGCTTTGCATCCTTGGTGCTGCGATGGGTGGACCAGATGCTCTAGGCGCAGCAATTACGGACCTCACAGTCTTGGGAGCGCTGTGTATATCTTCTACGtccatttctattggaataggaatatattaaaatatggtttggctcataattttgaattatgatatttgttacttggcttaaatatatatatatatatatatatatatatatatatatatatatatgtatatgtgactaTATATGTTgtcgttaatttttaatcgcgtttgttagtgttagatttgcatgtacggattataaaacggtagtatttcgagttaaacgaattaattgtcggttttgattttatttatgcgcttgtcttggcggggtttgtgtaatcgcttcttcggtgttcggaagaaaacacaattttactaatggtcgagttagtataccagtttgcgttcgtacgtctactattcttatgtgaccatctcgtccccgatggaccttttcaatgcggcctagtCGCCATTCTGTTGGAGGAAGAcattcatcatgtatgatgacgcattcgcccgtatttggttccttctggatcgttttccaccgatgtctcttatggagatctttaaggtaatcttccttccatctatggctgaattcatgatgaagtatcttaattttttcccatcggtctattaaattgagtgagtctccttctgcctcaggtatggcgagaagtggagctcctctgaggaaatgtccaggtgtaagagctgtgaaatcggagggatcttgcgagagtggtgagatgggtcttgaatttagtacggcttctatacgagcgagtagtgtggtaaattcctcatataatttatgattacctgccgttttctttaaatgggactcaaagctttttacagctgattcccagagtcCGCTCATGTGGGGAGAACAGGGGGGTATAAACTGCCAATCGATTCCttgtggtgcatattttttaacaatttctggggagacttctttagaaaattttacaaactctttctctgtggctctttgagctccgataaagtttttcccattgtcgctcataatttttgatggaaatccgcgtcgtccgacaaagcgtgcaaatgctgcgagaaaagccgcagtagacagatccgaacatagctcgaggtgtactgcctttgtcgtgaaacatacaaagacagccacatacccttttctgaatgaggaagaccttaacatagaggcctttatctggaaaggtccagcaaaatcgaccccagtaatggtaaagggaagagcaaaattgcagcgttcaggtggcaaagctgccatgatctgcgtgcgtattttgtgcttgtacaatgtgcattgtttacacataaaaatcgttcttttaatttgtggctttaggcgcggtatataaaattctagtcggaccatttgttgcataaagcgatgctcaccatgtaatgtaagttggtgaagatatattaaaaataaataagtaaaacgggatttctcgggaattataatgggatgtcgttcgttataactaaggctggaattcactagtcttccatgtgcccggattaatcctttagtgtccaaaaaaggatttaaaacgagaagtgagcttcccttatcgaggggtcgtctttcgactaactttgatttctcccgcatgaaatagcgagtttgtgtatatgtaataaggaggaccttggcatgttgcatgtcggaatgcgttagttgtacggaaggatcatttgttattcctttaaccttttgtttgagtctttggataaatttaaacatgtaagcgactactcttagtgcttttgggaatgatgaaaatcgatgtaatatatcatcttcatcaggagtgatatgaaagttttcaattctccgaatttcaggagctattatattgcgagcgggagactttggccagacttcttgtgattctgttaaccacgtaggaccgttccaacagagtgtagtgctggtgagatgaagtggtttgcagcctcttgtcccaagatccgctggattatctgcacttgcaacatgttgccattgtgctgggccaactaagtctaatatttgagatatacggttagatacataagtcttccaggtatatggtggtttttctaaccatgctaaaactatttctgaatctgaccaaaggtatattttgtgattggttaatTTCAGATGGGTTTGGACAATTGAGACTAGTTTTGCTAACAGAAGTGCCCCATTCAGTTCAAGCCGTGGAAGGCTTAGTGTCTTCAGCGGAGcaactttggctttggctactaaaagacgtgaagatattttgttatcatattcagtgcgtacgtaaactgttgcacaataggccttttcagaggcatcacagaagccatgtaattcgacattatagtcaggtgcgaaatttacccatcgaggaattcgaatttccgagatggtatgtagattgtttgcaaattgaacccactttgttaaacgtatgggttttacttgctcatcccattcagtgccgtcttgccacagttcttgaatgaggatttttgcttgaatcattattggcgaaagccatcctgcggggtcgaaaagttttgccaccgaggaaagtatttgacgtttggttatggcggatattgcagatattgactcaattgtatatgagaattgatctgttatcgcattccattgaatcccgagagtttttgtagtactggccttttcaaatttaaggaagttagtatctaataagtcttccccttttatgttttttattatctcaggATGATtggatgtaattttctttagggggaacccggctgaatttagtgctttgaTCACTTGAGATAGTGATTCGCAAGCTAATGAGAGGCTGTGGCTACCTTATAGAATATCAtcaacgtatgtttgtttttgtagcacagaagttgctaaaggcaaatttgtttgacaggtttttgccacttcatgtaatgtcctaatcgctaaatagggtgcacaattgatgccaaaggtaactgttttaagtttgtagtcgctgattggactattacttgattttcggaagactatccgctggaaatcttggtcatctttatgtactaaaatttgtctatacattttctctacatctccattgaaaacatatttaaacatgcgccaatttagtattagcagcatgagatcaggttgtaatgttggccctgtgtatagtacatcattgagtgatttgcctgagctcgtacactttgaggcattaaaaacaactcgtacttttgttgtgattttatctggtcttattaccccgtgatgtggaagataaaaaaatagatatctacctttagatattttttcatatggtacagcttcttccatatgattgaggtcaagatattcatccatcacgtcatcatatgctgatttaagctcgcttttctttatcaagcttttttccaagcttaggaattgctggactgctgatattctcgagtggcctagagctatcgtttctggaaaggtgggcttgaatgggagtcgcacaacataacgaccatgttcgtttcttgttgttgtggactggtaataggcttcgcatgccaggtcttcttctgaaggttttgtgatttggggtagttcttctacttcccagaattttttgagttgattatttaaatattcgtttgaaatattttcaacttgagttgtgaaggagttaattttttctgtgacttggccacttaatatccatccaaagattgtgttttgggctaacaatttattagagattttctctataccttcaagaattatttgagg from Bactrocera oleae isolate idBacOlea1 chromosome 3, idBacOlea1, whole genome shotgun sequence includes the following:
- the LOC138856229 gene encoding uncharacterized protein; translated protein: MDVEDIHSAPKTVRSVIAAPRASGPPIAAPRMQSATAPHSQSSAAAVRDANEEQFDEHLPPRCSLCHRPHVLKRCTIFKSMKPAQRQQIARAHGHCMTCLADSHSTFECITDGSCQYCQRPHHTLFHRFPRRANPSTTQTSHRHRQQGNPVQRQRIHRPKPSRGARSRPPPPPYGHRNQRQRTTGLNAVVCTLQQLQRLLGN